One region of Primulina tabacum isolate GXHZ01 chromosome 1, ASM2559414v2, whole genome shotgun sequence genomic DNA includes:
- the LOC142528696 gene encoding senescence-associated protein SPA15, chloroplastic isoform X2 yields the protein MASPNGVIYSSVKLPHSTNVFSIKQGVIQQKQGDGYLLVLKPKFFSKGLWPLGGKRKIFIGFRRTYLVCQSTETHSTDTKERVRCYTEFSHVSSPQSESKHPIETDKSTCSSHRLSEACKFVHNDARGIMRLDARARQDVAFLGSEFLKLDARAREETEKIDNDVKRRAERLHHIATILKEKAQSRLKKAADKHWSDGALEADLKRADVAAKRRAMEDSLMALELVKNLHDRMVNKMCRVKTDSTNTDEVARYVTLENLRKTLDVISGEVSADRIDAIQEAYWCIASALSEADGIDYTDPEELEFLVATLIDLDAMDGKSSVSLLAECSSSPDVSTRRALANALSAAPSMWTLGNAGMGALQRLAQDPNPAIAAAASKTIYELKKQWEIEEDDTWRYMMSQSLPSEIVDGDIEDDTGTD from the exons ATGGCTAGTCCAAATGGCGTTATTTATTCATCAGTCAAATTGCCGCATAGTACTAATGTATTCTCGATTAAGCAAGGAGTCATCCAGCAAAAACAAGGGGATGGATATCTCTTGGTGTTGAAACCGAAGTTCTTCAGCAAGGGGCTCTGGCCTTTAGgtggaaaaaggaaaatttttattgGATTTCGACGAACTTATCTGGTGTGTCAGTCAACAGAAACACACAGTACGGACACAAAAGAACGTGTGAGATGTTATACTGAATTTTCACATGTATCCAG TCCTCAATCTGAAAGCAAGCACCCTATCGAGACTGATAAGAGTACCTGTTCGAGTCATAGATTATCCGAGGCATGCAAATTTGTTCACAATGATGCAAG AGGCATAATGAGGCTGGATGCTCGTGCAAGACAAGATGTTGCCTTTCTTGGTTCAGAGTTCCTTAAACTTGATG CACGGGCCAGAGAAGAAACTGAGAAAATTGACAATGATGTGAAGAGAAGAGCGGAAAGGCTTCATCATATTGCTACT ATTTTAAAAGAGAAAGCTCAATCAAGATTGAAAAAAGCTGCTGACAAGCACTGGAGTGATGGTGCATTAGAG GCGGATTTGAAGAGGGCTGACGTTGCTGCCAAACGACGTGCAATGGAAGATTCTCTTATGGCTTTGGAG TTAGTCAAAAATCTTCATGATAGGATGGTGAACAAAATGTGCAGAGT GAAAACAGATTCAACTAATACTGATGAGGTGGCAAGGTATGTTACACTTGAAAATTTAAGGAAAACTCTTGATGTCATTTCTGGAGAGGTATCTGCAGACCGTATCGATGCTATTCAG GAAGCTTATTGGTGCATAGCTTCAGCGCTTTCGGAAGCTGATGGGATTGACTACACTGATCCAGAAGAG CTGGAGTTTTTGGTGGCAACCCTTATAGATCTTGATGCCATGGATGGTAAAAGCAGTGTATCCCTATTGGCAGAGTGTTCAAGTTCTCCTGATGTCAGTACGAG GAGAGCATTAGCTAATGCATTATCAGCTGCCCCATCCATGTGGACTCTTGGAAATGCTGGCATGGGAGCTTTGCAG AGACTAGCACAAGACCCAAATCCTGCAATTGCTGCGGCTGCATCAAAAACAATATATGAACTGAAGAAACAGTGGGAAATAGAAGAAGACGATACCTGGAGATACATGATGAGCCAGAGCTTGCCAAGTGAAATAGTCGATGGGGACATCGAAGATGATACCGGGACTGATTGA
- the LOC142528696 gene encoding senescence-associated protein SPA15, chloroplastic isoform X1, which translates to MASPNGVIYSSVKLPHSTNVFSIKQGVIQQKQGDGYLLVLKPKFFSKGLWPLGGKRKIFIGFRRTYLVCQSTETHSTDTKERVRCYTEFSHVSSPQSESKHPIETDKSTCSSHRLSEACKFVHNDARFMNERARNDIILLSRGIMRLDARARQDVAFLGSEFLKLDARAREETEKIDNDVKRRAERLHHIATILKEKAQSRLKKAADKHWSDGALEADLKRADVAAKRRAMEDSLMALELVKNLHDRMVNKMCRVKTDSTNTDEVARYVTLENLRKTLDVISGEVSADRIDAIQEAYWCIASALSEADGIDYTDPEELEFLVATLIDLDAMDGKSSVSLLAECSSSPDVSTRRALANALSAAPSMWTLGNAGMGALQRLAQDPNPAIAAAASKTIYELKKQWEIEEDDTWRYMMSQSLPSEIVDGDIEDDTGTD; encoded by the exons ATGGCTAGTCCAAATGGCGTTATTTATTCATCAGTCAAATTGCCGCATAGTACTAATGTATTCTCGATTAAGCAAGGAGTCATCCAGCAAAAACAAGGGGATGGATATCTCTTGGTGTTGAAACCGAAGTTCTTCAGCAAGGGGCTCTGGCCTTTAGgtggaaaaaggaaaatttttattgGATTTCGACGAACTTATCTGGTGTGTCAGTCAACAGAAACACACAGTACGGACACAAAAGAACGTGTGAGATGTTATACTGAATTTTCACATGTATCCAG TCCTCAATCTGAAAGCAAGCACCCTATCGAGACTGATAAGAGTACCTGTTCGAGTCATAGATTATCCGAGGCATGCAAATTTGTTCACAATGATGCAAGGTTCATGAATGAACGAGCTAGAAATGACATTATACTTCTTTCTCG AGGCATAATGAGGCTGGATGCTCGTGCAAGACAAGATGTTGCCTTTCTTGGTTCAGAGTTCCTTAAACTTGATG CACGGGCCAGAGAAGAAACTGAGAAAATTGACAATGATGTGAAGAGAAGAGCGGAAAGGCTTCATCATATTGCTACT ATTTTAAAAGAGAAAGCTCAATCAAGATTGAAAAAAGCTGCTGACAAGCACTGGAGTGATGGTGCATTAGAG GCGGATTTGAAGAGGGCTGACGTTGCTGCCAAACGACGTGCAATGGAAGATTCTCTTATGGCTTTGGAG TTAGTCAAAAATCTTCATGATAGGATGGTGAACAAAATGTGCAGAGT GAAAACAGATTCAACTAATACTGATGAGGTGGCAAGGTATGTTACACTTGAAAATTTAAGGAAAACTCTTGATGTCATTTCTGGAGAGGTATCTGCAGACCGTATCGATGCTATTCAG GAAGCTTATTGGTGCATAGCTTCAGCGCTTTCGGAAGCTGATGGGATTGACTACACTGATCCAGAAGAG CTGGAGTTTTTGGTGGCAACCCTTATAGATCTTGATGCCATGGATGGTAAAAGCAGTGTATCCCTATTGGCAGAGTGTTCAAGTTCTCCTGATGTCAGTACGAG GAGAGCATTAGCTAATGCATTATCAGCTGCCCCATCCATGTGGACTCTTGGAAATGCTGGCATGGGAGCTTTGCAG AGACTAGCACAAGACCCAAATCCTGCAATTGCTGCGGCTGCATCAAAAACAATATATGAACTGAAGAAACAGTGGGAAATAGAAGAAGACGATACCTGGAGATACATGATGAGCCAGAGCTTGCCAAGTGAAATAGTCGATGGGGACATCGAAGATGATACCGGGACTGATTGA
- the LOC142528696 gene encoding senescence-associated protein SPA15, chloroplastic isoform X3: MASPNGVIYSSVKLPHSTNVFSIKQGVIQQKQGDGYLLVLKPKFFSKGLWPLGGKRKIFIGFRRTYLVCQSTETHSTDTKERVRCYTEFSHVSRGIMRLDARARQDVAFLGSEFLKLDARAREETEKIDNDVKRRAERLHHIATILKEKAQSRLKKAADKHWSDGALEADLKRADVAAKRRAMEDSLMALELVKNLHDRMVNKMCRVKTDSTNTDEVARYVTLENLRKTLDVISGEVSADRIDAIQEAYWCIASALSEADGIDYTDPEELEFLVATLIDLDAMDGKSSVSLLAECSSSPDVSTRRALANALSAAPSMWTLGNAGMGALQRLAQDPNPAIAAAASKTIYELKKQWEIEEDDTWRYMMSQSLPSEIVDGDIEDDTGTD; encoded by the exons ATGGCTAGTCCAAATGGCGTTATTTATTCATCAGTCAAATTGCCGCATAGTACTAATGTATTCTCGATTAAGCAAGGAGTCATCCAGCAAAAACAAGGGGATGGATATCTCTTGGTGTTGAAACCGAAGTTCTTCAGCAAGGGGCTCTGGCCTTTAGgtggaaaaaggaaaatttttattgGATTTCGACGAACTTATCTGGTGTGTCAGTCAACAGAAACACACAGTACGGACACAAAAGAACGTGTGAGATGTTATACTGAATTTTCACATGTATCCAG AGGCATAATGAGGCTGGATGCTCGTGCAAGACAAGATGTTGCCTTTCTTGGTTCAGAGTTCCTTAAACTTGATG CACGGGCCAGAGAAGAAACTGAGAAAATTGACAATGATGTGAAGAGAAGAGCGGAAAGGCTTCATCATATTGCTACT ATTTTAAAAGAGAAAGCTCAATCAAGATTGAAAAAAGCTGCTGACAAGCACTGGAGTGATGGTGCATTAGAG GCGGATTTGAAGAGGGCTGACGTTGCTGCCAAACGACGTGCAATGGAAGATTCTCTTATGGCTTTGGAG TTAGTCAAAAATCTTCATGATAGGATGGTGAACAAAATGTGCAGAGT GAAAACAGATTCAACTAATACTGATGAGGTGGCAAGGTATGTTACACTTGAAAATTTAAGGAAAACTCTTGATGTCATTTCTGGAGAGGTATCTGCAGACCGTATCGATGCTATTCAG GAAGCTTATTGGTGCATAGCTTCAGCGCTTTCGGAAGCTGATGGGATTGACTACACTGATCCAGAAGAG CTGGAGTTTTTGGTGGCAACCCTTATAGATCTTGATGCCATGGATGGTAAAAGCAGTGTATCCCTATTGGCAGAGTGTTCAAGTTCTCCTGATGTCAGTACGAG GAGAGCATTAGCTAATGCATTATCAGCTGCCCCATCCATGTGGACTCTTGGAAATGCTGGCATGGGAGCTTTGCAG AGACTAGCACAAGACCCAAATCCTGCAATTGCTGCGGCTGCATCAAAAACAATATATGAACTGAAGAAACAGTGGGAAATAGAAGAAGACGATACCTGGAGATACATGATGAGCCAGAGCTTGCCAAGTGAAATAGTCGATGGGGACATCGAAGATGATACCGGGACTGATTGA
- the LOC142528889 gene encoding mitochondrial carnitine/acylcarnitine carrier-like protein isoform X1, whose protein sequence is MQMGDVAKDLTSGTVGGAAQLIVGHPFDTIKVKLQSQPAPLPGQPPKFAGAIDAVKQTIAAEGPRGLYKGMGAPLATVAAFNALLFTVRGQMEALLRSAPGAPLSVDQQVICGAGAGVAVSFLACPTELIKCRLQAQSALAVSGTDTVTLKYNGPMDVARHVLRSEGGVRGLFKGLVPTLGREVPGNAAMFGVYEALKQYLAGGHDTSNLGRGSLILAGGLAGASFWVSVYPTDVIKSVLQVDDYKNPKFSGSMDAFKKILKAEGVKGLYRGFGPAMARSVPANAACFLAYEVTRSSLG, encoded by the exons ATGCAGATGGGTGATGTAGCTAAAGATCTAACCTCTGGCACTGTTGGAGGGGCAGCTCAATTGATAGTTGGACACCCTTTTGATACCATCAAGGTCAAGCTCCAAAGTCAGCCTGCTCCACTTCCTGGTCAGCCTCCTAAATTTGCAGGTGCAATAGATGCTGTGAAACAAACAATAGCAGCAGAAGGACCAAGGGGTCTGTATAAGGGAATGGGAGCTCCACTTGCGACTGTAGCAGCTTTCAATGCATTGCTATTCACAGTCCGAGGCCAAATGGAAGCGTTGTTGAGGTCTGCACCTGGTGCTCCCCTCAGTGTCGATCAACAGGTTATTTGTGGTGCTGGAGCTGGAGTCGCTGTATCCTTTCTTGCATGCCCCACAGAGTTGATAAAGTGCAG ATTGCAAGCCCAGAGTGCGTTAGCTGTTTCTGGCACCGACACCGTTACTTTGAAATACAATGGGCCAATGGATGTGGCAAGACACGTCCTTCGATCAGAAGGGGGAGTAAGAGGACTGTTCAAGGGATTAGTTCCCACCTTGGGACGTGAAGTACCTGGTAATGCTGCTATGTTTGGTGTGTATGAAGCATTGAAGCAGTATCTTGCTGGGGGCCACGACACATCCAATTTAGGACGAGGGTCGTTAATATTAGCCGGAGGCTTGGCTGGAGCTTCATTCTGGGTTTCAGTTTACCCAACGGATGTCATAAAGAGTGTGCTTCAAGTCGATGACTACAAGAATCCGAAGTTCTCTGGATCCATGGATGCCTTCAAAAAGATCTTGAAAGCAGAAGGAGTCAAAGGTCTTTATAGGGGATTTGGTCCAGCAATGGCGCGTAGTGTTCCTGCAAATGCAGCATGTTTCTTGGCATATGAAGTTACAAGGTCTAGTTTAGgttaa
- the LOC142528889 gene encoding mitochondrial carnitine/acylcarnitine carrier-like protein isoform X2, whose translation MGDVAKDLTSGTVGGAAQLIVGHPFDTIKVKLQSQPAPLPGQPPKFAGAIDAVKQTIAAEGPRGLYKGMGAPLATVAAFNALLFTVRGQMEALLRSAPGAPLSVDQQVICGAGAGVAVSFLACPTELIKCRLQAQSALAVSGTDTVTLKYNGPMDVARHVLRSEGGVRGLFKGLVPTLGREVPGNAAMFGVYEALKQYLAGGHDTSNLGRGSLILAGGLAGASFWVSVYPTDVIKSVLQVDDYKNPKFSGSMDAFKKILKAEGVKGLYRGFGPAMARSVPANAACFLAYEVTRSSLG comes from the exons ATGGGTGATGTAGCTAAAGATCTAACCTCTGGCACTGTTGGAGGGGCAGCTCAATTGATAGTTGGACACCCTTTTGATACCATCAAGGTCAAGCTCCAAAGTCAGCCTGCTCCACTTCCTGGTCAGCCTCCTAAATTTGCAGGTGCAATAGATGCTGTGAAACAAACAATAGCAGCAGAAGGACCAAGGGGTCTGTATAAGGGAATGGGAGCTCCACTTGCGACTGTAGCAGCTTTCAATGCATTGCTATTCACAGTCCGAGGCCAAATGGAAGCGTTGTTGAGGTCTGCACCTGGTGCTCCCCTCAGTGTCGATCAACAGGTTATTTGTGGTGCTGGAGCTGGAGTCGCTGTATCCTTTCTTGCATGCCCCACAGAGTTGATAAAGTGCAG ATTGCAAGCCCAGAGTGCGTTAGCTGTTTCTGGCACCGACACCGTTACTTTGAAATACAATGGGCCAATGGATGTGGCAAGACACGTCCTTCGATCAGAAGGGGGAGTAAGAGGACTGTTCAAGGGATTAGTTCCCACCTTGGGACGTGAAGTACCTGGTAATGCTGCTATGTTTGGTGTGTATGAAGCATTGAAGCAGTATCTTGCTGGGGGCCACGACACATCCAATTTAGGACGAGGGTCGTTAATATTAGCCGGAGGCTTGGCTGGAGCTTCATTCTGGGTTTCAGTTTACCCAACGGATGTCATAAAGAGTGTGCTTCAAGTCGATGACTACAAGAATCCGAAGTTCTCTGGATCCATGGATGCCTTCAAAAAGATCTTGAAAGCAGAAGGAGTCAAAGGTCTTTATAGGGGATTTGGTCCAGCAATGGCGCGTAGTGTTCCTGCAAATGCAGCATGTTTCTTGGCATATGAAGTTACAAGGTCTAGTTTAGgttaa
- the LOC142529080 gene encoding LOW QUALITY PROTEIN: DNA repair protein RAD4 (The sequence of the model RefSeq protein was modified relative to this genomic sequence to represent the inferred CDS: inserted 1 base in 1 codon) encodes MRTRSQSKRPQSTGEKGAKKTRLLSDISDDKRTLLDISGDAVAKLLRRVKKGSNKEDDVYLRLCESAAEGIELKENNKELLDKTEKKDTADADSCRGDAIEQYYNLDEEYEDSDWEDGSIPTLSSPKEYQEDLVSGVSVEFDVSPGLAKRKSVRRATSEEKEVAEVVHKCHLLCLLGRGRLIDGACNDPLIQASLLSLLPTHLLKIAESPKLAASHLSPLVNWFHNNFSVCSPSLVEKTCHCALASTLETREGTPEAVVALCVALFRALNLKTRFVSILDVISLKPDADKWKFAVEVGKGQKNIFNSSTPMVGGPSYSSTLSLKSLSDVKESGQTDAKSANISETEKSKKHIIKSQVSRITSKPKEKMLDELVYKNPYNASESCDVQVEGLKRKGDLEFQMQLEMALSATAVESSKHSMTSTVLESPSTSSTHSPPYRRTKKIKLEESQTSSHEISTAIGSRKVGAPIYWAEVFCAGDNLTGKWVHIDVVNAIVDGESKVEAAAAACKTSLRYVVAFSGNGAKDVTRRYCTQWYKVASQRINSTWWDSVLSRLKELESGETGGTVNFGQKALGDEKVEPSVLANLNNGCVLNAKDLDGASEEFGEKKAVDSCIEASFNATLSSLEDMELATRALTEPLPTNQLAYKNHHLYAIERWLKKYQIIYPKGLVLGFCSGHAVYPRTCVQILHTRQMWLREGLQVKADELPAKVLKRSMKQHKKEVAEDNEXTYANNEKNIDLYGKWQTEPLLLPRPVNGIVPKNERGQVEVWSEKCLPPGTVHLPFPRIQPVAKRLGIDFAPAMVGFEYRNDRSFPVFEGIVVCEEFNDSILEAYAEEEDRRKAEERKQDEVRALSRWYQLLSSIVIRQRLNNSYGEGSTSQSSFDVPAPGVKYHKLAVGTEKSDDSPKCPEQKMKSPRNHDHEHEFTLDEQAFNEDGSTRVKRCRCGFSIQFEEL; translated from the exons GGAATAGAATTAAAGGAGAACAACAAAGAATTATTGGATAAAACAGAAAAAAAGGATACAGCAGACGCTGATTCTTGTAGAGGAGATGCAATCGAACAGTATTATAATCTGGACGAGGAGTATGAAGATTCTGATTGGGAAGATGGTTCAATTCCTACATTATCTTCACCAAAAGAATATCAAGAAGATTTAGTCAGTGGAGTTTCAGTTGAGTTTGATGTTTCGCCTGGCTTGGCTAAGCGGAAGTCTGTGCGAAGAGCCACTTCAGAAGAGAAG GAAGTGGCTGAGGTTGTGCACAAGTGTCATTTGCTTTGCCTGTTAGGAAGGGGAAGGTTGATTGACGGTGCTTGTAATGATCCACTAATCCAG GCTTCTCTTCTTTCTCTTCTGCCAACTCACTTGCTGAAGATAGCAGAGTCTCCAAAACTTGCAGCTAGTCATCTGTCTCCGCTTGTCAATTGG TTCCACAATAACTTCAGTGTATGTAGTCCAAGTTTAGTTGAAAAGACATGTCATTGCGCATTAGCATCTACTTTGGAAACTCGAGAGGGTACTCCAGAAGCG GTTGTGGCTTTATGTGTAGCCTTATTTAGGGCTCTAAATCTGAAGACTCG GTTTGTCTCCATTTTAGATGTGATATCCTTGAAGCCAGATGCAGACAAATGGAAATTTGCTGTTGAAGTAGGCAAGGGGCAGAAGAATATTTTTAATTCCTCAACGCCGATGGTGGGTGGACCAAGCTATTCATCTACTCTCTCTCTCAAATCCTTGTCAGATGTCAAGGAGAGTGGTCAGACTGATGCAAAAAGCGCCAACATATCTGAGACAGAAAAGTCCAAAAAGCACATAATCAAATCCCAAGTTTCTCGAATCACTAGTAAaccaaaagaaaaaatgttggATGAATTAGTCTACAAAAACCCATATAATGCTTCTGAATCATGCGATGTTCAGGTTGAGGGATTGAAGAGAAAAGGAGATCTTGAATTTCAGATGCAGTTGGAGATGGCACTCTCAGCCACTGCTGTTGAAAGTTCTAAACACAGCATGACATCTACAGTGTTGGAATCACCAAGCACTTCTTCAACTCATTCTCCACCATATAGAAGAACGAAGAAAATCAAACTAGAAGaatctcaaacttcctcacacgAAATATCTACAGCTATTGGATCCAGAAAGGTGGGAGCTCCCATTTATTGGGCCGAGGTATTTTGTGCTGGAGATAATTTGACTGGAAAATGGGTGCATATTGATGTTGTAAATGCAATTGTTGATGGAGAGAGTAAGGTAGAAGCTGCAGCTGCTGCATGCAAAACATCATTGAGATACGTCGTTGCTTTTTCTGGAAATGGGGCTAAAGACGTGACACGCAG ATATTGTACTCAATGGTACAAGGTAGCATCACAAAGGATCAATTCGACCTGGTGGGATTCTGTGTTGTCACGATTGAAGGAGTTGGAGTCAGGTGAAACCGGTGGCACTGTCAATTTTGGTCAGAAAGCTTTAGGTGATGAGAAGGTTGAACCATCTGTATTAGCAAATCTGAATAATGGATGTGTTCTAAATGCTAAAGATTTAGATGGAGCGTCTGAAGAATTTGGTGAGAAGAAGGCTGTTGATTCCTGTATAGAAGCCTCGTTTAATGCCACTTTGAGCTCTCTTGAAGATATGGAATTAGCAACTAGAGCACTAACTGAACCACTTCCCACCAATCAACTT GCTTacaaaaatcatcatttatatGCGATTGAAAGATGGCTTAAGAAGTATCAGATAATTTATCCCAAGGGACTTGTGTTGGGCTTTTGTTCCGGGCATGCTGTATATCCACGCACTTGTGTCCAAATACTTCATACAAGACAGATGTGGTTGCGTGAGGGGCTGCAAGTCAAAGCTGATGAACTTCCTGCTAAG GTTCTTAAGCGCTCTATGAAGCAACATAAAAAGGAAGTGGCAGAAGACAATG TTACTTATGCCAACAATGAAAAGAATATCGATCTATATGGGAAGTGGCAAACTGAACCATTGTTGCTTCCTCGTCCTGTTAATGGGATTGTTCCTAAG AATGAACGCGGTCAAGTGGAGGTGTGGTCTGAGAAATGCCTCCCACCAGGTACAGTCCACTTGCCTTTTCCAAGGATACAACCTGTTGCGAAAAGGCTCGGTATCGATTTTGCCCCTGCTATGGTTGGATTTGAATACAGAAATGATCGATCCTTTCCCGTCTTTGAGGGTATTGTTGTTTGTGAAGAATTTAATGATTCCATTCTAGAG GCATATGCAGAGGAGGAAGATAGAAGGAAGGCTGAAGAGAGAAAACAGGACGAGGTACGGGCACTTTCAAGGTGGTACCAGCTTCTTTCTTCCATAGTCATTCGGCAGAGATTGAACAACAGCTACGGGGAAGGATCAACATCACAATCCTCTTTTGACGTCCCAGCACCTGGCGTTAAGTACCATAAATTAGCTGTCGGTACCGAGAAAAGTGATGATTCTCCAAAATGCCCGGAGCAAAAAATGAAATCACCAAGAAACCATGACCACGAACACGAATTTACTTTAGACGAGCAAGCATTCAATGAAGATGGCTCGACAAGAGTGAAGCGATGCCGTTGTGGATTCTCAATTCAGTTCGAGGAATTGTAG